In a single window of the Prevotella melaninogenica genome:
- the ychF gene encoding redox-regulated ATPase YchF codes for MALKCGIVGLPNVGKSTLFNCLSSAKAQAANFPFCTIEPNLGVITVPDERLNKLAEIIHPGRIVPATCEIVDIAGLVKGASKGEGLGNKFLGNIRECDAIIHVIRCFEDDNVVREGGMAVNPIEDKEIIDTELQLKDLETIEAQLAKQQKVAAAGNKDAKVMVSVLEAYKEVLEQGKNARSVEFESKEEQQAAHDLFLLTTKPVLYVCNVDESSAKTGNEYSQMIEKIAAEEGAEAMIIAAKTEEDIASLESYEDKKMFLDELGLEESGVSRLINKAYHLLNLQTFITAGEMEVKAWTFHKGWKAPQCAGVIHTDFEKGFIRAEVIKYDDYIKYGSEAAIREAGKLGIEGKEYVVQDGDIMHFRFNV; via the coding sequence ATGGCATTAAAATGTGGTATAGTAGGACTGCCAAACGTAGGTAAGTCCACACTTTTCAACTGCTTGAGCAGTGCCAAAGCACAAGCAGCTAACTTCCCTTTCTGTACAATTGAGCCAAACCTTGGCGTAATTACTGTTCCAGACGAGCGTCTGAACAAATTGGCTGAGATTATTCATCCAGGACGAATCGTACCTGCTACTTGTGAAATTGTCGACATCGCAGGACTTGTTAAGGGTGCTTCAAAGGGTGAAGGATTGGGTAATAAGTTCCTTGGTAATATCCGTGAGTGCGATGCTATCATTCATGTAATCCGCTGTTTTGAGGACGATAACGTGGTACGTGAGGGTGGTATGGCAGTCAACCCAATTGAAGATAAAGAAATTATCGATACTGAGCTGCAGCTTAAAGACCTTGAAACCATCGAGGCACAGCTTGCTAAACAGCAGAAAGTTGCTGCTGCAGGCAATAAAGATGCTAAGGTAATGGTATCTGTCTTGGAGGCTTATAAGGAAGTCTTAGAACAAGGTAAGAATGCTCGTAGCGTTGAGTTTGAAAGCAAGGAAGAACAGCAAGCAGCGCACGACCTCTTCCTTCTGACAACAAAGCCTGTACTTTACGTTTGCAATGTAGACGAATCAAGTGCTAAGACAGGCAATGAATATAGTCAGATGATTGAGAAGATTGCTGCTGAAGAAGGTGCTGAAGCAATGATTATCGCGGCTAAGACAGAGGAAGATATCGCTTCTTTGGAGAGCTATGAGGACAAGAAAATGTTCCTTGACGAGCTTGGATTGGAAGAAAGTGGTGTGAGCCGACTCATCAATAAGGCATATCATTTGCTCAATCTCCAGACCTTTATCACCGCTGGTGAGATGGAAGTAAAGGCATGGACCTTCCATAAGGGGTGGAAAGCTCCGCAGTGTGCGGGTGTTATCCATACCGACTTTGAGAAGGGTTTTATTCGTGCAGAGGTCATCAAGTACGACGATTACATTAAATATGGTTCTGAGGCAGCTATTCGTGAGGCTGGTAAACTTGGCATCGAAGGTAAGGAGTATGTTGTACAAGACGGTGATATCATGCACTTTAGATTTAATGTATAG